From Aspergillus chevalieri M1 DNA, chromosome 4, nearly complete sequence, a single genomic window includes:
- a CDS encoding uncharacterized protein (COG:S;~EggNog:ENOG410PVF4;~InterPro:IPR006571;~PFAM:PF07534) — protein sequence MFDDAAKGMPCLFKSFCYILSNFTTARLESNYYIEDLLPDPKTLLTLPLLSQLSSILHDNICWEDFKQLHFYKPDSNLAEATIVANNITSVHGVAVLLVSGKIVKTGEDAIFGAFIPEPSKDGSNIQPRDEDRDDLFSCFLFELSPVHDVSWGNVGRPGWSVTGNDELCFGENGNGAALVLGKSLETASLIRNVEQQDPVFIANAWRGNGSMQLDVEAIEVWAELSPDQDKYEYD from the exons ATGTTTGATGATGCTGCGAAAGGAATG CCATGCCTTTTCAAATCTTTCTGTTACATCTTGTCGAATTTTACGACAGCTCGACTAGAATCCAACTACTACATTGAGGATCTCTTGCCTGATCCAAAAACTCTCCTGACACTCCCCCTTCTCAGCCAACTGTCGAGCATCCTCCATGATAACATCTGCTGGGAGGATTTCAAGCAACTCCATTTCTACAAACCAGACAGTAACCTTGCTGAAGCCACTATTGTTGCCAACAATATCACCTCAGTCCATGGTGTGGCTGTCCTTCTCGTCTCCGGAAAGATAGTTAAGACCGGCGAAGATGCCATCTTTGGAGCCTTTATTCCTGAGCCGTCCAAGGATGGGAGCAACATCCAACCACGAGATGAGGACCGTGATGATCTGTTCTCTTGCTTTCTATTTGAGCTAAGTCCCGTACATGATGTGTCTTGGGGAAATGTTGGACGACCTGGGTGGTCAGTAACCGGGAATGATGAACTCTGCTTTGGAGAAAACGGCAACGGTGCGGCCTTGGTGCTTGGGAAGAGTTTGGAGACAGCCAGTTTAATCCGGAATGTGGAACAACAGGATCCGGTATTTATTGCTAATGCATGGAGAGGGAATGGTTCTATGCAGCTGGATGTCGAGGCGATTGAGGTGTGGGCTGAGTTATCCCCAGATCAAGACAAATATGAGTATGATTAG
- a CDS encoding uncharacterized protein (COG:S;~EggNog:ENOG410PVF4), with protein sequence MATGSRSPGMNNAIDNFGFEFDSEKTAIRVNFSALCSDINGTLRLTEVAFQAFLHGRGAIPLALMGTTSIIFQSMRYFSQVPFSQQTLPEALTLDELCRAVVWPNHDRSRNFNNGLDERTPADHRRIMFQSLATTEDGRKLPFDMEDWKKQAERRAVELPPSLAPRAEFCTTNCDDDGDEMFHDALDIMQLTKPDIDSPYGNVPRDCFRLLAKQYQGGGFRLHELSIPPGRLHALVKLLPIAQFGHCDHLDIEKFSDLDRVTSCVVKAFHQDLNVDIT encoded by the exons ATGGCCACTGGCAGCAGGAGCCCAGG AATGAACAACGCAATCGACAACTTCGGGTTTGAGTTTGACAGTGAAAAGACAGCAATCCGTGTGAATTTTAGCGCCCTCTGCAGTGATATCAATGGAACTCTTCGTTTGACAGAGGTGGCCTTTCAAGCCTTCCTCCACGGTCGCGGGGCAATCCCATTGGCTCTGATGGGAACAACGTCCATCATCTTTCAAAGCATGAGATATTTTTCACAAGTCCCATTTTCTCAGCAGACCCTTCCGGAAGCTTTGACATTGGATGAACTTTGCCGGGCGGTGGTATGGCCCAACCACGATCGCTCACGGAATTTCAATAATGGACTTGATGAGAGAACGCCAGCGGACCACCGGAGAATCATGTTTCAGAGTCTGGCAACGACTGAAGATGGGAGGAAGCTTCCGTTTGATATGGAGGACTGGAAGAAACAGGCAGAACGGAGGGCTGTTGAGCTGCCTCCCTCATTGGCTCCTCGGGCTGAATTCTGCACTACCAActgtgatgatgatggtgatgagatGTTCCATGATGCCCTTGATATCATGCAGTTAACAAAGCCCGACATCGATTCTCCTTATGGAAACGTGCCTCGTGACTGTTTCCGATTGCTGGCAAAACAGTATCAAGGAGGCGGCTTTCGTCTTCATGAACTGTCGATTCCACCAGGGAGACTCCATGCCTTGGTGAAATTGCTTCCCATCGCCCAGTTTGGACACTGCGATCATCTTGACATCGAGAAATTTTCAGATCTCGACCGGGTCACAAGCTGTGTTGTCAAAGCATTCCACCAGGATCTTAATGTGGATATTACCTAG
- a CDS encoding crinkler effector domain-containing protein (COG:S;~EggNog:ENOG410PPVP;~InterPro:IPR027417): MAAAITSWVLNPIQSLTMSRRRTRELWCALSDDLQKSFPMECVAGKDNINTLKKKIWEEIKEESKNTAARNLKLYSPVVQLNYEEEFDVKNGEFLHPRRMITSNPLFPESKDPNVDIVVVVSGGATPQKRKCSESQNANIPRTQPITKDPHVCPRERTVSRLAAILDEVNIVHVRGTPASGKTYLSELLRDHYHKEGRKAFLIKKWEDLDSEDPWGSLIELVKKRNKVLKDDPITTFNVTSSQCKQDLSWILTSNTVILVDEAQGTYHDDVLWNTILKKRQSSFLGYNFRLCLFCSYGSPEAGPDQTFFTPVRLSNQQCISLTPQSQQDSPPIGLFYDKEEFKDVVARSIPNEHQEKFTFDEGAQDYLPAFTYDESAQDYIFALSNGHPGAVESILSALFQAYRHDIKYEHIRTLTEDHVIQFLEDTAAVFRKLSTQPVNRSFPTISEATGGISDVLNKITEEGSIPFDINDAIIRHCYQKGWIHRVALGGRDIAVLPSRLHEKYIEYSIGTMSQPLPARFDSLPKLCKEILSKFSIMNLRHSAEGKKMSSASQPRPVEAQYQDEFYRGFIHVAGQGVPISSEWSRTKDGRVDFYIPEKKWAVDLLRDHREVDEHISRFKSGGKYHPWLEEKMIEDWIIINCATSLPTKEFSEPKLWHAVFINDYSELQLYNHQKALMMSVHLHN; this comes from the exons atggccgccgccatcaccagctgggtgctcaatccaatccaatctttgacaatgtctcgacggCGTACTCGCGAGTTATGGTGCGCTTTATCCGATGATCTTCAGAAGTCATTTCCTATGGAATGTGTTGCAGGCAAAGATAATATCAACactctcaaaaagaagatctGGGAAGAGATAAAAGAAGAATCCAAGAATACAGCAGCCCGCAACCTCAAGCTCTACAGCCCTGTTGTGCAACTCAAttatgaagaggagtttgaCGTGAAAAATGGTGAATTcctacatccacgccgaatgatcacgtccaacccactcttccctgaaagcaaggatccaaaTGTGGAtatcgttgttgttgtgagcggagGTGCCACTCCACAGAAACGGAAGTGCTCGGAATCACAaaatg CAAATATACCTCGGACACAACCCATCACAAAGGATCCACATGTATGTCCTCGAGAGCGTACGGTGTCAAGACTCgcggccattttggatgaagTGAAtatagtccatgtgcgtggaactccagccagtgggaaaacatATCTCTCTGAGCTTCTGAGGGACCACTATcacaaagagggaagaaaggctTTCTTGATCAAGAAATGGGAAGATCTTGATTCTGAGGATCCTTGGGGCAGTCTTATTGAGCTTGTCAAAAAAAGGAATAAAGTACTAAAAGATGACCCCATCACTACTTTCAATGTGACTTCATCACAATGCAAACAGGACCTCTCTTGGAttttgacatcaaacactGTGATccttgtggatgaggcacaaGGGACCTACCATGATGAtgtgctctggaacacaatcctCAAAAAAAGACAGTCGTCTTTTCTTGGTTATAattttcgactatgtcttttctgctcttacggCAGTCCGGAagcaggcccagatcaaacattcttcactccagtcagGCTTTCTAACCAACAATGCATCTCATTGACGCCGCAAAGCCAGCAAGactcaccacctattggtttattttatgacaaagaagagttcaaggatgttgtTGCACGATCAATTCCAAATGAACATCAAGAAAAGTTCacttttgatgaaggtgcccaGGACTACTTACCTGCATTCACTTATGATGAAAGTGCTCAGGACTACATATTTGCATTatcaaatggccatccaggagcAGTTGAATCCATACTCAGCGCACTCTTCCAG GCCTATCGCCATGACATCAAGTATGAACATATTaggaccttgacagaagatcatgtcatccAGTTCCTGGAAGACACTGCTGCAGTCTTCCGAAAACTAAGTACGCAGCCAGttaatcgctcttttccaACTATATCAGAAGCTACTGGTGGGATTTCAGACGTGTTGAACAAAATTACAGAGgaaggaagtattccatttgatatcaatgatgcaaTCATCAGACACTGTTATCAGAAAGGTTGGATTCATAGAGTAGCTCTGGGTGGTCGtgatattgcagttctgccatcacgcttacatgaaaa atacattgaatattcaattGGCACAATGTCACAGCccctgcctgccagatttgactcACTACCAAAATTATGCAAGGAAATCCTCAGcaaattctccatcatgaacttaaggcattcagctgagggaaaaaaaatgtcaagtgcatcacaacccagacctgtggaagccCAATACCAAGATGAATTCTACAGGGGATTTATCCATGTAGCAGGGCAAGGTGTACCaatatccagtgaatggtcaaggaccaaggatggtcgagtggatttctatatccctgaaaagaaatgggcagTTGACTTGTTGAGAGATCATAGAGaagttgatgaacatatctctcgattcaagtCAGGCGGAAagtatcatccctggctggaggagaagatgattgaggattggatcataatcaactgtgcgacttctttgccaaccaaag AGTTCTCTGAGCCTAAGCTGTGGCACGCTGTGttcatcaatgattattctgaattgcagctGTATAACCATCAAAAAGCTCTtatgatgtctgtgcatctacatAATTGA
- a CDS encoding uncharacterized protein (COG:O;~EggNog:ENOG410PXE3;~InterPro:IPR036610,IPR008914;~MEROPS:MER0018285), translating to MTAPFVANYIGPASTPGSAPHRYVFLLYEQPEGFVGEKYAPPGGEGVVELVLDEL from the coding sequence ATGACAGCCCCCTTCGTCGCGAACTACATCGGTCCCGCCTCTACACCTGGTAGCGCACCGCATCGGTATGTCTTCTTGCTGTATGAGCAGCCGGAGGGGTTTGTGGGAGAGAAGTATGCGCCGCCAGGGGGGGAAGGAGTTGTAGAATTGGTATTGGATGAGCTTTGA
- a CDS encoding putative lipase (CAZy:CE10;~COG:I;~EggNog:ENOG410PGXG;~InterPro:IPR029058,IPR013094;~MEROPS:MER0033274;~PFAM:PF07859;~TransMembrane:2 (o6-24i36-59o);~go_function: GO:0016787 - hydrolase activity [Evidence IEA]) — translation MRETKLHRAQVLVVILLGFLYLLKGNEHGPALISKLSSYLTGTVTIWQVAVALFLWLYFCRNFATITCLECPEPLIHAYTPGFFQATQITTALDAGFWTAMSIKPKWLCDIASLVFSMYYLFALEQAEAKVRQVRSVLTVEHLRVSWNKATTPYLSIVAKVRRPRLTSYPPRPIQISRPQQSSYKEPVNAWLYFDGPLSALENQTCVVLDFPGGGFVALSPRDHDDRLLAWAGKLKVPVVSLDYKKAPEYPYPHALHEGYDTYQHIIATNGRCLGLSGRTCPRIILTGDSAGGNLAVGVTLMTLTNGLPRPNGLFLAYPCLNMKGESWLNKEQMEFIQGKCVQRTNRNVLWRKKMDFYGPAPLPSPSPSLDGDGSSSESSQPDIEKMYETYNYSFSSTTSKSTHARFAVSSALSYANDRILTPEIMRTLIILYIGPKNQPNFNKDYFLSPILAPESLLAQFPKTYFLTGERDPLVDDTMIFAGCLRQAKLNQFLDVQDIGLVDERRIFDEKDHMEVSLLPGISHGFFQMVSFFPEGWRYVHRSVEWIREIFERGEVVDWKGVLDAVPQAAKGFCEKDAAIPMPERKCSVGSLYSEEDILDRRMNELTGGLMC, via the exons ATGCGCG AGACTAAGCTCCACAGAGCTCAAGTTTTGGTGGTCATTTTGTTGGGATTTCTTTATCTGCTGAA GGGAAACGAACATGGGCCAGCTCTTATCAGCAAGCTTTCATCTTATCTCACGGGGACAGTAACTATTTGGCAGGTGGCCGTTGCACTTTTTCTCTGGCTATACTTCTGCCGGAATTTCGCAACGATCACTTGCCTCGAATGCCCGGAGCCTCTGATCCACGCCTACACACCTGGATTCTTCCAAGCCACACAGATCACCACGGCCCTAGACGCAGGGTTCTGGACTGCTATGAGTATCAAGCCCAAATGGCTCTGTGATATTGCGTCCCTGGTATTTAGCATGTACTATCTCTTTGCGCTCGAGCAGGCTGAAGCGAAAGTGCGCCAGGTGCGATCCGTTCTGACTGTGGAGCATTTACGCGTTTCGTGGAACAAGGCAACGACTCCGTATTTGTCGATAGTGGCAAAGGTCCGGCGGCCAAGATTGACTAGTTACCCTCCTCGTCCGATTCAAATCTCTCGTCCACAGCAGTCGTCATACAAGGAGCCTGTGAACGCGTGGCTTTACTTTGATGGACCTCTGAGTGCGCTTGAGAATCAAACTTGTGTGGTTCTGGATTTTCCCGGTGGTGGTTTTGTCGCATTGAGCCCCCGGGATCACGATGATCGACTACTCGCATGGGCTGGGAAGCTCAAAGTACCAGTCGTGAGCCTCGACTACAAGAAAGCACCGGAATATCCGTATCCGCATGCCCTGCACGAAGGCTACGATACCTACCAGCATATTATCGCCACCAACGGACGCTGTCTAGGGCTTAGCGGTCGAACATGTCCACGGATCATCCTCACTGGGGATAGTGCTGGTGGTAACCTCGCTGTGGGCGTAACGCTGATGACACTTACCAACGGCCTTCCTCGACCGAATGGCTTGTTCCTGGCATATCCTTGTCTAAATATGAAGGGGGAGAGCTGGTTGAATAAGGAGCAGATGGAGTTTATCCAGGGCAAGTGTGTACAGAGGACGAACCGGAATGTCTTATGGAGGAAGAAAATGGACTTTTACGGACCAGCACCACTTCCATCACCTAGTCCGTCCTTGGACGGAGATGGATCCTCATCAGAGTCATCACAACCGGACATTGAGAAAATGTACGAAACCTACAATtattccttttcttcaacCACTTCAAAGTCAACCCACGCTCGATTCGCCGTATCATCTGCCCTTTCCTACGCCAACGACCGAATTCTAACACCCGAAATCATGCGCACTCTGATAATCCTCTACATTGGCCCCAAAAATCAACCCAACTTCAACAAAGACTACTTTCTCTCCCCGATCCTCGCACCAGAATCCCTCCTCGCACAATTTCCCAAGACCTATTTCCTAACAGGCGAGCGCGATCCACTAGTCGACGACACGATGATTTTTGCAGGATGTTTGCGCCAAGCAAAGCTGAACCAATTCCTGGATGTACAGGATATAGGTCTTGTCGATGAGCGGAGGATATTCGATGAGAAGGACCATATGGAAGTTTCGTTGTTACCGGGTATCTCGCATGGTTTCTTCCAGATGGTGAGCTTCTTTCCGGAAGGGTGGAGGTATGTTCACCGGAGTGTGGAGTGGATTCGGGAGATATTTGAAAGGGGCGAGGTGGTTGATTGGAAGGGTGTGCTTGATGCAGTACCGCAGGCAGCTAAGGGGTTTTGTGAGAAAGATGCTGCTATTCCTATGCCGGAACGCAAATGCAGTGTCGGAAGTTTGTATAGTGAGGAGGATATTTTGGATCGAAGAATGAATGAGTTGACGGGGGGATTGATGTGCTGA